From the Nodularia sphaerocarpa UHCC 0038 genome, the window ATAGGGGCTTGTTTAACAGTGGCTATGGTGCATTGGGGCAAATCATCTTCTATCCAAATAGGAAAGACAAAGATAAAGATACGAAGTTTGCCTTCACCTACGTTAATGCTTACAACGAGGACGGTTTAGGCCATAATACTGGCAGTTTAGCATCTAACTTGGGAGGCAGAAAAGTTGCCTCTAATTCCTTTGGTGTGCAGGGAAATGTCAAAATTAGTAGTGGCTTTCAACTAGGCGGATGGGCTGGCTATACCAATGCGCGGGCGCTGACTGGAGAAGTTACAGGTAATGCGGATATTTGGAATTGGGCTGTCACCCTAGCCTTCCCTAATTTGGGCAAACAAGGGAATTTGGGAGGGGTAATCATCGGAATGCAGCCTAAACTGACTAGTACTTCAGCACCTCTATCAGGCTTATCTCGTCGTGACCCAGATACGGGATTTCACATTGAAGGATTTTATCGGTATCAAATTAACGAGAAAGTTAGCATTACTCCTGGTTTTCTGTGGCTGACAGCACCAAATCACGACAGTCAGAATGGGGACATTTTTTTGGGAGTCATTAGAACTACCCTCGAAATATGAACAAAAATTCACAATAATTGAGGCGACTAGTACCGCCGTGAAGTAAAAAGTCAAAAGTCTTATCCTCTAGGCTTTTCATTGATTTTCATTAGACATCTGGTGAAAAAGAATGTAGAGACGTTCCATGGAACGTCTCTACATGGGTTCTAGAAAACGCATATTTAATTGTCGTCACCAGATGTCTAATGGTCTGTTTATTTACGCCGACTTCTAGTACAAGTCGCAGCTACACAAACAAAGTCCCTCTGGATTTACAGTCGCCTACAGAGGGAAACCCTCTTGCACTGCTGTCTCAGCGCCTGCGCGGACTAACCTCAAAATTAGGGTTTCAAATTTCATCTGACGAGAGTAATAAAAGAACGATAAAGGCAATATTCTATACCTTGCATAGAATATTGCCTCTGCCAAAAACACAAATTTACGCAAATTGCCAAAAACATGACTATAGTGCAGAATAAATACGTATATGAAAGTTATGACGAGGTAAGGGTAACTTCAAGTAGAAATCTAAGTATTGATTGATTGGTCAATTTGTAATGTGCCATACAATACAGAGCCAAAACGATTTTTTTTATCAAGTGTGTAGCTAATTTAGCCAAAGTAAAGCTGAAGGTGAATAAATGGTGAATACTGATTCCTCTATTAAAGTTTACTGTACTCGTCCTAGTTGTGATCAGCCTGTGAATTCTATTTCACAGGAAGCTCTCGATTCTCGTTTTACTCATGAAATACGTTGTTCTAACTGCGGAATGCCATTAATTTTGGATGGGCGTTTCTTGCCACTACGGTTATTAGTACCAGAGAAAGAACAAGGCGGATTAAGTAGAACTTTTTTAGGGCAGGATCTTAGCTCTGAGAAAGAACTATTACTAGTAATTAAACAGTTACACCCCAGAACTCCTAATGGACAAACCCTGAGTCCGTCAAAGATGCAAAGGATAGAAGAATTGTTTGAGCGTGAAGCTAATATTTTAAAAGAATTGGAGCATCCACAAATTCCTAGACCATTGGCATTTTTTGTGGTCGAAGCTGATCCAATCAAGTATCCACCAAAGTTTTTTTACTTAATCCAAGACTATATCGAAGGTGAAAATTTATTTCAGATATTAAAGAAGAAACGTAAATTTTCTGAGGATGAAGTTATTCATATTCTCAAAGAAATTTTGAAAATACTCACTTATATTCATAAGTATAAACCTAATTTAGGAGCTATACACAGGGATATTAAACCTGCCAACATCATGCGCTGCCAGAGCGATGAACAGCTATATTTAATAGATTTTGGTGCAGTTAAACAGGTAATAGAAGGATTACCAGCCGAAATAGCATCTATAGTGCTAACTCCGGCGTTTGCGCCACCTGAGCAATGGAATGGAAGGAAAGTATCTCCTGCATCAGATTTATATGCCTTAGCTGCAACTTGTGTGTGTTTGCTGACAGGTGATAAAAACCCCAGAGAGCTGGTGTTGAATTCAAATTGGAAAGATCAGGCAAAGGTCAGCGACCATTTTGCCAATGTTTTAGACTCAATGCTCAAATACGAGCAAGAAGACAGACCTCAGTCGGCTCAGGAGGTGCTTGATACTCTTGAACCACCACCAGTACCTACTCTTCCGCCTAATCAGTCTAATCAGTCTAATCCGCCTAATCCGCCTAATGCGTTGCGCGATTGGCTGAAAAAAGTTCTAAGAAAAAGGCGTTTAATCAGTCTAGGTTGTTTGGCTTTATTTGGAGTAGCGATCGCTATTATTTCACCTATTATAAAAAACCTACAACCACAACCTTTAGCCGTATACTTCAGCAGGGGAGAACAGGCTTTACTTAATCAGGACCCAGCAACTTCTCTCATTCCAGAATGCACCAATGCTTATAATTTAAAGGAACAAGGCATAGCAGCTTTTAAAAACGCTAGCGATTCAAATTTTCTAGCAGGTTTCAAACAAGCAGAAGTTTATTTGCAACAAGCTCATGATAAATTCAAAAAAACTGCTGGTAAAACAGCTGGTAGGCAAAACAAGTGTGAAGTTGATCCAGAAACACTCATTTATTATTATAACGCTAAAGCAGCTCAAACTCCATCAGCCCGTACTTTGCCGACAATCGCAGTTGTTATTCCCAGTGACTCTAAATCTATTGGTAAGGAACGAGAAATACTGCGTGGTGTAGCCCAAGCCCAAGGTGAACAAAAACCCGATAGCCCCGTATTTCAGATAATAATAGTCAAAGTTAATAATGATGAACTACAAGATAATAGTGATAAGCCAACAGAATTCACAGAAATAGTTACTAAACTCTCCAAGAAAAAGAATAACATTCCAGGAGATCCACCATATTTTAAGGATAGTCAAATAATAGGAGTTGTTGGACACTACACAAGCGGAGAGACTTGGTACGTAGGAAGAATTTATCAGAAAGAAAAACTGGTCTTAATTTCACCCATAAGCACTGCTGTGAGGGGAACTAATCCAAACAACTCAGATATTGAATATGTTTTCCGTACAGCCTCTAATGACTCTATTGCGGCTAGAGACCTAGCTAACTACTATCTAAAGAATAGGCCGCAACAAGGAAAAATACTGATAGTTGTTTTTGAATCCGAAAGTCAATACAGTTTATCTTTGAAAGAACAATTTGCTGCTACCTTCACAAATCCGACCAGCCTAGACTATTGTGATTTATCAATCCAAACAAACCCAAACGATTGCATTCAAAAAGCAACAGCAGCAAATGTCCAAACTTTGATGTTGGCTACCAGTCTTAAGCAACGGAAAACAGCACTAGAAATTACTAAAGCTGCCAAGGAAAAAGCAAAATTAGAAAATCGAGATTTGCAACTTTTAGGAGGAGATTCTCTGTACGATAATGAAACCTTTGAAGTTCTGGGACAACTTGCTAACGATATGGTAGTTGCTGTACCTTTTCATGCAGATCCTAATACTAATTTTACTAAAAAAGCCACCGAACTTTGGTCAACAGGACAAGTCAGTTGGAGGACTCTTACTTCCTATGATGCAGCACAGTCATTTTTGGAAGCTATCACTAAACTGAGGCTTAATGGCATTAATCCCACCCGTGAAGAAGTATACCAAACATTAACAACTATCTCAGCACCAGGCGCTACTCAGGTAGTTGAATTTGATCATGATCACGACCGCAAACAAGCCACAGGCGTTGGTATTTTAGTGAAAGCGAATGCTGATGAAAAGCGCTTTACTCATCTGTATACTCCACAAAGATAATAATTTGTCCACTATACTTCAGCAACGTGGAATCATATTAAACTTGATCAAGAAATTGAAATTTATCCCTAAAAGACCATGCAAACTTTCAAACCTTCTAAACGCGGAAAAATTCTGATCAAAGAATCCAGGAATGAAAAAATTGAACAAGCCAGAACCAAAAGAATGGAGGAACAAGGAAAGATTGAAAAGGCTTGGGATATGGATAAAATATTTTTGAGGGAAGCTAGTAAAATTCTAGAACCAGATAAAAACTGGGATAATATTGAAACATTTGCTGTATCATTATCGAGTTGGAGACGCTTTCGAGAAGCAACGTATCCCATTAAGCCTGATACTTTCAAGGCTTTTTGCAAAGTGTTGGATTTAAAATGGCAAGAGGTAGTACAAAATGATGTAGAGAGCCGCATAAATATCAGCGAAGCTCCAGATTTATCTAGTTTTTACGGTCGTACTCCAGAATTAGCCGAACTTCAGAAATGGCTGATTCAAAAACGCTGTAGGTTAGTTGTTGTTCACGGAATGGGAGGAATTGGTAAAAGTGCCTTAGCTCGCCGTTTAGTAAACAAAATTACTGACAAATACGATTATATAATCTGGATTTCTCTCGCATCATCACCTCCATTTTCAGAAATTCTGCTCAAACTCGGACAGTTCCTATCTCAAGGTGAAAACGAAGCAGATGATATTACTCAAATCATGCAGTATTTACATGATCAAAAATGTTTAATAGTGCTGGATGGTTGGGAAGAAATAACAGGCAATGAAAGTGGAGATTATATCAACTATAGCACCTTTGTAGAGAGAGTTGCTACAGAAGCCCATAGAAGCAGTTTATTACTGCTGACTAGGAAAGTAACTCATAATATTGCAATATTAAAAGACCAGTTAATTCCCTTCCAACAATTGGGAGGTTTAAAATGTGAAGAAGCTCTAAAAATTTTCAAAGCAGAAGGTATTTCTGGTACAGATATTAAACTGGAGGAATTAAGTAAGCGTTATAGCAATCCCTTGATGATTAAAGTAATTGCACAACAAGTTAAGACTGTATTTTCAAATGATATATCGCCATTTATCGATATTGATAGATCAATTTTTGTTACTGATGCCATTACGGAATTTTTAGATAACCAATTTAAAATACTTTCAACAAGAGAAATAAATCTAATTTATTGGGTAGCTATCAGACGAAATTCGGCTTCATGGAATCAATTGTTACAAGATAATCAAGAATTCTTATCAGATAAACAGCTATTTAAAACGTTAAATAATTTAATAGCTCGGCATTCATTTTTAGATAAAAATATAAAAGATATCCCCATACTCTATATCCTAGACCCAGTGATTCTCAAGTATACTACTGAGCGATTTGTTGAAGAAAATTATCAAGAGATTATCCAGGTATTTAACAGTCAAAATATTCAGGGTAACGAACTTTTTATTACCCACAGTTTCATCACAAAACACCCACAAGATGAGGAACTAAATCAGCAGCAAATGCGGCAGATTGTAAAACCTATTCAAAAAATGCTCTTAGCTAAGTTATGTAGTCAGCAGCAACTGCGAGATGAATTGCAAAACGTGATATCCCTATTGAAAAATCAAGGATTGTCTCTAGGGTATGCTTACCAGAATATCTCGCACCTGATTTCAGGTTACTAGTAAATCTAGTTCATAGAATCAGGGTTAATTAATTTTCTCCCCCTACTGACTCATGTCTAACTAATACCAATTCTTTGTGAGTCCGCACATGATTTTGATTACTCCCAACCTACCCTTACGTTCGCGTAGCGTCTCCCTTTGGGATAAGGGGAGGAGCCGCAGGCGGTGGGGTTGTTTCTATGCTTCGACCTATAGATATGGTATCACGAATGCGGATTTAATAAAATACACCAACCTCACCCCCAACCCCTCTCCTTAGTAAGGAGAGGGGAGACTTTGATGAAAGTCAAAGGCGGGGTGAGGTCAAAAACCTTTTTTTGTATGTTATTTAATTCATATTCCTAACTGGACGCGGAATCAGCTGTCTCTGATTTTGCAACTGATGAAGTGCCACCCATCCGGATTTCCGAAGTAAAGGAAGCCATACTAAAGCCGCCAAAACGCTTGAGGACACTAACCCGCATCCGTAAATTGGGGCTAGCAAACCACAAGCGTTCTTCAGAAGACATGGTTTCGTACTCTGTAATTAAAGTCAAAGCGCCATCGCTACCCATTTTATAACTACCAGCAACGGGGGCTTTTTCGGCATAACCCATTTCTCGCAGTAACTTACCTTCATGGGGATTTACCGCATCGGGTACGGTAACTAAGACAGTCGAGCCAGTGTGTTTTTCTTCATCCCATTCCATCGTGCCATTCCAGGTGACTCTAGCGCCACAGGAGGCTTCACTAGGAGCAATTTCGTATTGTTCACATAGTTTGATTACCTCTGGATGATCTGCTGGTAGACTTTCAATTACTAGGTCTGATTTGCCGTCTTCAGATTGTTTAAAAGCCAAATGGTGACTAGTCCGATGGGAAAACCATTTACCAGCACTCAATTCAAAAAATTCTTCAATATTCATGAATAAAATTACCCTGAAACAAAATGCTAAACTTCCTACGTCTGATGAAAAAGTAGCAGCAGGTGTGGAGATTAAGCTTGATTAGCTTTCTCTTCCAACCGCACCAGAGAAATCCTCGCCGCTTCGGCGACGTTGGGATGCTGATCTTTTTCTAAGTATTTTAGAGCTGAAACACTCTTAATAGTAGGAAGATTTCCCAAGGCTTCTGCCAGACGTTGGCGCACTAACCAATCATCTGACTGAGCAAAGCGCAGGATACTATCCACAGACTCAATATCTTGGATTTCCCCTAGTGCGGAAATTGCTGCTTCTTGTAGCACTGTTTCGCTGCTATCCAATGCCTGAATTAAAACATCATGGGCGCGTGGATCTTTAAGATTACCCAAGGAAACGGCTGCACTAAAGCGCACTAGCCAATCAGTATCTTCATAAAATGTCCGTGCTAGTGCCTCAAAGGCTCTAGCATCTCCTAAATATCCTAAAGCCCCAGCAGCATCGGCACGAATGCCATAGTCTGGGTCATTTTCCAGAATTTTGACTAAAATTGGATAACATTCGGCTGTGGGCTTAATTCCCAGGGCAAATATGGCCATTGATCGCAGTTGCAATGATTCATCATCCAATACCTTTTTAATTAAAGGTACTGCGTCTTCAGGGGATAGATGACGCAAGCTGGCTAGAGCTACCATGCGATCGCGCAAATTCGGACTTTCTAACTGAACAGATATTTCCTCTAAGGGTAGAGCAGTCATTTACTTATTAGCGCTTTCTTTACTTATCTTTACTTTAACTGATTCCCTTGTGAGGCTGTGAGCATGACCACTTAGGAGTTTGGGACTATTCCGATGTGACGCGATTATGGTAAAAACATTGACTAGCGGAAATACTAGAGACTGTATCTGATTTAGCAGTCAGAATTAACAGTTAGTTGTGCCTCAAGTATGAAGTGAAACTGATGTGGTGGAATTACGTTAAAGGTATGGCTGTGGAATACAGCGTCAAACCTTTAGGAGAATCACAATGGTTCAACTCAGCGAACGCCCAGGAACTAAAAAAATCACCAACTTACAAGATAAGTTTATTTACGAAGTTGGTGCAATGTACGATGCTGAACACCGCTTTTTAGAAGCGCAGCAAATGATGCACCAATGTTGTCAAAATAATCAGTTAAAGTCTTTGATAGAGACACATATTGGAGAAACTGAACAGCAAATTCAGAATTTGTCACAGGTATTCAAAACTTTGGGTCAAGAACCACAGCGAGTGACTTGTGATGCTGCGGCTGGGCTTGTCAGTGACGGTCAAAAACTGATGCTATTGGCTGCTGATAATCCTAAAGTCCTGGAGTTGGGACTGGCGGGAGCGCAGTCCAAGGTGGAAAACCTGGAGATTGCTTGCTATCGTGGCTTGATTAAGGTTGCTGAACAAATGGGTCAAAATCAAGTTGTGCAGTTGCTCCAGCAAAACTTGCAGCAAGAAGAACAAACAGCTCAAAAGATTGACCAGTGTATGCCGCAGTTACTCCAGGAGGCCAAGTCTAGTCAAGGTTCGTCAGGTAGTAAATCTCGTTAAAAAAAGAGTTAAAGCCCCACGGATGAATCCGGGGGCTTGCAACCAAGATGCAACAAGTTGTTTGAGAAATTTACTCAGCTAACGCCCTGGAGGTGACGGCTCGTTGTAACTGAGCCAAAGCGCGATTGTAATCCAAGATAGCAGTGATGCGATTACCTTCAGCTCTGGTCAAGTCATTTTCGGAATTAATTACATCAGTTTGAGTACCTACACCGGCTTGGAATCGCAAGCGAGCCAAACGTAGAGCTTCCCTAGCCTGTTCTAAAGCAGTATCGGCAGTTTGAACATTTTCCAAATTAGACCTTTGGCTAGAAAAAGCTTGTTCTACCTGAAAGCGGATTTGGTTGCGCTGTTCGCCAAATTGAGTTTCGGCGATCGCAATATTAGATTTGGCCTGAGATGCTCTAGCTCTAGCAGCTCCCCCATCGAATAAATTCATGCTCGCCCTAACTCCCACAGAATAGCCATCAGTCAAACTCGTACCATCATCGAACTGGTCTAACAGGTTGTAGCTAGCAACCAAGCTAACTTGAGGCCCTAGGGCTGAAAGTGCTTCTCGCCTCTGCTGTTCATTGATGTTACGCTGTGCCAATTGCTGTTGCAGCTCAGGACGATTTTGAAACGCTAAAACAATGCTATTTTCTAAGTCTTGGTTCCATAGACCAGCTAATTGCACAGGATCAGCCGCACTAATATTCACCGATTGTGGCACACTTAAGCGAGTTGCTAGGCGGCGACGGGCAATTTGCTGTTGCGAGCGAGAATTAGTGAGTTCTTGCTGAGAATTAGCCAAATTCACTTGCGATTGCAACACATCAAATCGCGTCCCAACTCCAGCCCTTTCTAAAGCTTGTGCATCTCGTAAACTAGCCTGGGCATTTTCCACAGCCGACTCGGCAATGCGGACTCGCTCATCAGCTTGTTGCAAGTCGTAGTATTCGGTAGACACACTCAGGCGAATTTCTTCAGACTGGCGCTCCACAGCCAACTCACTAAAGCGTACCCGTTCTTCAGCCTGACCGATGTTAGCTCGCCGTCTGCCATTCGTAAACAGGTCATAGGTCAGTTGAGCTTGACCGCTAAAAGCTGTATTAGCTTCAGCGCCAGGAGCTGGAGCATTGAATTGTCGTGCTTGTTGATCCAACTGTAGCTGTTCCGCAGCAGAGCGACTACGAGTGATATCAGCATTAATACCAATATTGGGCAACAAAGCAGCTTGCGCCTCCCGCAGACCAGCTTTAGCGCGTTCTAGCTCCAATAAAGACACCTGTAAATCTTGATTGTTCCGCTTTGCCAGTTCTAGGGACTGTGCCAAAGTAATCGGCTGATTGCTTTCCAGTGTCACTTCCTCTGGTTTTGTAGGAAATTCTAGAGGGTTTGGACTAGGAATCAGATTATCAGGAACTTCTACAGCACCAGTAGGTGTAAATTCCACTTGGGGCTGCACGGGAATTTGCCCAGAATTAGTCGGTGCAACATTCTCAGATTCTGGCTGCGAAGGAATTTGCCCAGTATTCGCCGGGGGAAAATAATCAGTTTCTGGTTGCGAAGGAATTTGCCCAGTATTCGCCGTGGGAAAATAATCAGTTTCTGGTTGCGAAGGAATTTGCCCAGTATTCGCCGTGGGAAAATACTCAGTTTCTGGTTGCGAAGGAGTTAACTCCCAAGGAGTATTTCCCCCAGATGAGATGGTGTTCGGACTAGACGGATAACTCTGAGCGATGAAATTCCCAGTCAGATTTTGAGCTCGGCAGATACTGACATCTGAGCAATTATCCATCGCCAGCAACTTTGCGGCTCTTCTATCCCTAACCGCAATTGGTAAAATTGTCGCTAACTGAGTTTCCGGTTTTTTGGCAGAGGCTGCTGGTTGTCGTAAAGCAGAAAAACTGGCTAGCTGGCCTGAAATTCCTGGGGCTGTAACAGAAACAACTGTTTTCTCTAACTGCCGCTCAGAACTAGCGACGTTATTTTGTTTTTGATTGCTGTTTTGGGCAGAATTTAATGAATGTGTGAAACTGGAAGATTGACCTTGATCTTTTTGAGAGTTTTTTTGTATGGGTATACCAGTATTTCCTGTCAAGATAACTAAGTTACTCTTACTACTTGAAGACTGTAAATCAAGTGTAGTTAACTCAGATTCGGGTACTATATCTGGAAAAATCTGTGTCTGAATATTAGGCAGTTGGGTATTAATATTGTCTCTCTCCCAGGTTCGACTATCAGTAGAAGTCAAGACACTAGAAGAAGAAGCAAGTTGTATGCCATTTACTGTTCCAGCCCAAGCAGGCTGGGTTGTTAATACCGCGACTGTGACACCAGGTAAGAAACTATAGAATAAGTATTGTCCTTTCACCGCATCCCCTCACACGAAAATCAATACTAGCGGCAGAAAACCCTTCTTCTCCAAAGAATATAGCACGATCATAAATTTAGATATGAATATACCATGACACTAAATTTAGGAATCGGAACTCGGTTTTTTTTCAAAACGTTGAACTATGCGAGACAATTCCGCCTTTTCATCGATACTAACGCGGGTAGGCGCACCACTAATAATTCTTTCGTAGTTACGGAAAGAATCTTTAATTTCGGGGCCGTCAGCAGTAATGTTGTACTCACGAATACCTTTGTCGTGCCACGAACCGCGCATTTTAAAGACATTTATTGCTCGTGACATTTCGCCCCGAATTTCCACATACTGCAACATCAAAATTGTGTCAGTAATTGTAGAGATATGGGAGTCAGTAATGGAATGTAAACCCAGAAATTGGTCAGTTGTATTGGTAAAAAAACCAGTTATTTCTTCTTGTTTAGCATAACCAGTTACACCGATGACAAACTGGCGGAAGGCATTATTGCTCACTCCTCTAGCGAGTGCGGAAAGAGAGTCAATGGCAATGCGGGATGGCTTAAAGACGGCAATTTCTGATTTAATAATTTGCAAGTGGTCTTCTAAACCGGTTGATTCAGGATAGGTGCAAATTATTTTGAGTAAACCTTGACGTTCTAATTCTTCAAAGTCAATTCCCCAAGAATAGGCGTTGCGAGATAGTTGAGCGCGTGATTCTTCATAAGCAAATAATATTGCTTGTTCACCCTTCATGCAGCCATCTTGCAAAAATTTGCTGACTAATAAAGTTTTACCAGTACCAGTAGCTCCTGTTGTCAAAATAATAGAATCTTTAAAGAAACCACCCCCACACATTTCATCGAGGGTTTTGACTCCAGAGGATACCCTGATATTAGAAGAGCGTTGGGTCAAGCGCATTGCTCCCAAGGGAAAAATGTTGACTCCTTCATTGGTAATTGTAAAAGGATATTCGCCTTTCATGTGAGTTGTACCCCGCAATTTGAGAATTTCAATTGTGCGGCGGCGACGTTCTCCTTCTAAAACGTTACGCACAATTACTACATTATCGGAAACAAATTCTTCGACTCCAAAGGAAGCCACAGAACCGTATTCCTCGCTACGTTCGGTGGTAATGATGGTTGTGACGTACAGTTGCTTGAGACGGGCTACAAGGCGAAAAATCTCCCGCCGCACGACTCCCATCGCTTCATACTGCTGAAAGACGGCTGTGATGGAGTCAATAGATACTCTTTGGGCTTTATATTTACGAATTGCATATTGCAAACGCTCAATTAATGCCGAAAGGTCAAAGTTACCAACAATATCTTGACCTTCGGGATCTGGTGAAGCATCGAGAATAAATAACTTTCCTTCGTCAATTAGGCGTTGTAAATTCCAGCCAAAAATTTGGGCATTTTTAATAATATCACTGGGGGATTCTTCAAAGGTAACAAATACACCCGGTTCATCAAAGCGGGTAATCCCGTTATAGAGAAATTGCAGGGAAAATAAAGTTTTTCCTGTGCCAGATGTACCACTAACTAAGGTAGTTCTACCAACAGGTAAACCTCCGTGGCTAATATCGTCAAAGCCCTCTATCATCGTGCGAATTTTTTCTACACCAGCCATTTGGGTGTTGTTTGGCGCTGCTTGGTCTTTTTCGATCATTGCTTATTATCAAATGGGTATTAAACCCGGTTTTTATATGACGTAACTAAATTTGGTAATTTCTGTGGCAATTTGTATGATTAAAGGTTTTTTACTCTTCCCAATGTTCTTCATTCAGTTCTTCATAAAGTAAGTCTAATCCAATTAACACTCTTTCTCTGTCTGATAGGTCACCAATTATTTTGCGAACGGGTGGGGGCAAAATTTTCGATAATGTTGGTGTAGCTAATATTTTATCTTCTTCGGCTAACTGTGGGTTTTTTAGTACGTCAATTACTTTCAAAGCATAGACACCTTGAAATTCTTGTTCTAAAATGTCTTTAAGTATCTTTAAGGCTCTGACTGAGTTTGGTGTGTTCCCTGCTACATAAAGCTTGAGAACATAAGTCTTTCTGGCTTGATTCATTTTAGTTTATTTAGAAACCGAACACCTATAATGTTCGCAGAGGTGAGCGAGGATATCTATGAGTGCTAACCGATAATCAAG encodes:
- a CDS encoding bifunctional serine/threonine-protein kinase/ABC transporter substrate-binding protein → MVNTDSSIKVYCTRPSCDQPVNSISQEALDSRFTHEIRCSNCGMPLILDGRFLPLRLLVPEKEQGGLSRTFLGQDLSSEKELLLVIKQLHPRTPNGQTLSPSKMQRIEELFEREANILKELEHPQIPRPLAFFVVEADPIKYPPKFFYLIQDYIEGENLFQILKKKRKFSEDEVIHILKEILKILTYIHKYKPNLGAIHRDIKPANIMRCQSDEQLYLIDFGAVKQVIEGLPAEIASIVLTPAFAPPEQWNGRKVSPASDLYALAATCVCLLTGDKNPRELVLNSNWKDQAKVSDHFANVLDSMLKYEQEDRPQSAQEVLDTLEPPPVPTLPPNQSNQSNPPNPPNALRDWLKKVLRKRRLISLGCLALFGVAIAIISPIIKNLQPQPLAVYFSRGEQALLNQDPATSLIPECTNAYNLKEQGIAAFKNASDSNFLAGFKQAEVYLQQAHDKFKKTAGKTAGRQNKCEVDPETLIYYYNAKAAQTPSARTLPTIAVVIPSDSKSIGKEREILRGVAQAQGEQKPDSPVFQIIIVKVNNDELQDNSDKPTEFTEIVTKLSKKKNNIPGDPPYFKDSQIIGVVGHYTSGETWYVGRIYQKEKLVLISPISTAVRGTNPNNSDIEYVFRTASNDSIAARDLANYYLKNRPQQGKILIVVFESESQYSLSLKEQFAATFTNPTSLDYCDLSIQTNPNDCIQKATAANVQTLMLATSLKQRKTALEITKAAKEKAKLENRDLQLLGGDSLYDNETFEVLGQLANDMVVAVPFHADPNTNFTKKATELWSTGQVSWRTLTSYDAAQSFLEAITKLRLNGINPTREEVYQTLTTISAPGATQVVEFDHDHDRKQATGVGILVKANADEKRFTHLYTPQR
- a CDS encoding TolC family protein; translation: MKGQYLFYSFLPGVTVAVLTTQPAWAGTVNGIQLASSSSVLTSTDSRTWERDNINTQLPNIQTQIFPDIVPESELTTLDLQSSSSKSNLVILTGNTGIPIQKNSQKDQGQSSSFTHSLNSAQNSNQKQNNVASSERQLEKTVVSVTAPGISGQLASFSALRQPAASAKKPETQLATILPIAVRDRRAAKLLAMDNCSDVSICRAQNLTGNFIAQSYPSSPNTISSGGNTPWELTPSQPETEYFPTANTGQIPSQPETDYFPTANTGQIPSQPETDYFPPANTGQIPSQPESENVAPTNSGQIPVQPQVEFTPTGAVEVPDNLIPSPNPLEFPTKPEEVTLESNQPITLAQSLELAKRNNQDLQVSLLELERAKAGLREAQAALLPNIGINADITRSRSAAEQLQLDQQARQFNAPAPGAEANTAFSGQAQLTYDLFTNGRRRANIGQAEERVRFSELAVERQSEEIRLSVSTEYYDLQQADERVRIAESAVENAQASLRDAQALERAGVGTRFDVLQSQVNLANSQQELTNSRSQQQIARRRLATRLSVPQSVNISAADPVQLAGLWNQDLENSIVLAFQNRPELQQQLAQRNINEQQRREALSALGPQVSLVASYNLLDQFDDGTSLTDGYSVGVRASMNLFDGGAARARASQAKSNIAIAETQFGEQRNQIRFQVEQAFSSQRSNLENVQTADTALEQAREALRLARLRFQAGVGTQTDVINSENDLTRAEGNRITAILDYNRALAQLQRAVTSRALAE
- a CDS encoding HEAT repeat domain-containing protein; the encoded protein is MTALPLEEISVQLESPNLRDRMVALASLRHLSPEDAVPLIKKVLDDESLQLRSMAIFALGIKPTAECYPILVKILENDPDYGIRADAAGALGYLGDARAFEALARTFYEDTDWLVRFSAAVSLGNLKDPRAHDVLIQALDSSETVLQEAAISALGEIQDIESVDSILRFAQSDDWLVRQRLAEALGNLPTIKSVSALKYLEKDQHPNVAEAARISLVRLEEKANQA
- a CDS encoding ferritin-like domain-containing protein; protein product: MVQLSERPGTKKITNLQDKFIYEVGAMYDAEHRFLEAQQMMHQCCQNNQLKSLIETHIGETEQQIQNLSQVFKTLGQEPQRVTCDAAAGLVSDGQKLMLLAADNPKVLELGLAGAQSKVENLEIACYRGLIKVAEQMGQNQVVQLLQQNLQQEEQTAQKIDQCMPQLLQEAKSSQGSSGSKSR
- a CDS encoding NB-ARC domain-containing protein, with product MQTFKPSKRGKILIKESRNEKIEQARTKRMEEQGKIEKAWDMDKIFLREASKILEPDKNWDNIETFAVSLSSWRRFREATYPIKPDTFKAFCKVLDLKWQEVVQNDVESRINISEAPDLSSFYGRTPELAELQKWLIQKRCRLVVVHGMGGIGKSALARRLVNKITDKYDYIIWISLASSPPFSEILLKLGQFLSQGENEADDITQIMQYLHDQKCLIVLDGWEEITGNESGDYINYSTFVERVATEAHRSSLLLLTRKVTHNIAILKDQLIPFQQLGGLKCEEALKIFKAEGISGTDIKLEELSKRYSNPLMIKVIAQQVKTVFSNDISPFIDIDRSIFVTDAITEFLDNQFKILSTREINLIYWVAIRRNSASWNQLLQDNQEFLSDKQLFKTLNNLIARHSFLDKNIKDIPILYILDPVILKYTTERFVEENYQEIIQVFNSQNIQGNELFITHSFITKHPQDEELNQQQMRQIVKPIQKMLLAKLCSQQQLRDELQNVISLLKNQGLSLGYAYQNISHLISGY
- a CDS encoding phycobiliprotein lyase, producing MNIEEFFELSAGKWFSHRTSHHLAFKQSEDGKSDLVIESLPADHPEVIKLCEQYEIAPSEASCGARVTWNGTMEWDEEKHTGSTVLVTVPDAVNPHEGKLLREMGYAEKAPVAGSYKMGSDGALTLITEYETMSSEERLWFASPNLRMRVSVLKRFGGFSMASFTSEIRMGGTSSVAKSETADSASS